The sequence GTTAGGCATCAGAAAGGCTAAAAAGACTGTAGAAGTTAAAGATGAATTTTTCTCCCAAATTGAACATGTTTTTCAAGAAGTCCTTGAACTTGCCATAGAGTTAAGCCTCGAAGGCAGAGAAGGAAAGCCCGTGGGGACGATATTTGTAATAGGTGACACGAAGAACGTTATGAAGTATTCCCATCAGATGGCGCCAAATCCCTTCAAAGGGTACAAAATAAACATCCTCGACAAGGAAAGCAAAGAAATCATAAAGGAATTTGCCTTTTTAGATGGAGCGTTTGTTATAAGCAAGTCCGGTAGAGTATTATGTGCAGGAAGATACCTAGACATCGATTTTAAGAGGGTTAGCGTGAACATACCATCTGGGCTGGGAAGCAGACACCTAGCAGCGGCAGGAATTTCAAAAGTTACGAAAGCAATCGCAATAACAGTCTCAGAGAGCGGGATAGTTAGGGTGTTCAAAGACGGAAAAATAATATTTGAATACAATCCAAGACTACATTAAAGAAAAGATTGATTAAAAATGGAGAAAAGAAGTTCAGAAGAGCCACTGGTTCTCTATACACTCATCACACGGGGGCTTCTCCGCTGCTATGGCTTTGAACTTTGAATATATGCACTCCGGCAGTCCTAAGGGGCATCTTTCTGGGGTGAGTTCCGGCCTTACTTTGGTCGGGTCGAGCTTTATCTTTATATACGCCTCATACTCTTCAACTTTCTTCCATGGGAGCACCTTTGCACCGTATATCACAAGGTTGTCGTAAATCTTTGCATAGTCTCCAATTACTGCGTTCTCTTTTATGATGACGTTTTTACCGACGATAACTCCCTCTCCAAGAATTGAATCCTTAAGCTCACTTCTCTCCCTTATTATGTCGTATCCTAGGAGTATTGACCTCTTTAGGTATACTTTGTCCTCTATAACTGTGTTTGGTCCTATATAAGTATAGGCCTTAATCTTAACTCCATGCCCTATTTTGACGCCGCTATCGATATACACCGGCCCTTGTATCTCAACGTCTTCTGGCACTTCTGCACCTTCTTTTACTGTGTAATATCCATCATTTTTAGCTATCTCATCGAGGACAACTTGGTGAGCATAGAAGAAGTCCTCTGGAGTTCCGAGATCTACCCAGTAGTTTTCTCTCGGCATCATGTATCCGTAAACTTGGCCTTGGCTTACAAGCCTTGGAAGGATTTCTCTCTCAAAGTATATCTCCTTTCCTTTGGGTATCTCTTTCAGAACTTCTTTGTTAACCATATAAACTCCCGCGTCCACCACGTTGCTCTTGGGCTTTAGGGGCTTTTCTTCGAAGTCAATTATCTTTCCTTCCTCGTCTGTAATGACCACACCGTATTTCTCCGGGT comes from Thermococcus aggregans and encodes:
- a CDS encoding sugar phosphate nucleotidyltransferase, with the protein product MKAVILAGGFGTRLRPLSSTRPKPMIPVLGKPNLQYILENLEKIKEIDEVILSVHYMRGEIREFIEDKMSDYPKDIRFVNDPMPLETGGALKNIEEFVGDEFLVIYGDVFTNFNFEELIQAHKENAGLVTVALTKVYDPEKYGVVITDEEGKIIDFEEKPLKPKSNVVDAGVYMVNKEVLKEIPKGKEIYFEREILPRLVSQGQVYGYMMPRENYWVDLGTPEDFFYAHQVVLDEIAKNDGYYTVKEGAEVPEDVEIQGPVYIDSGVKIGHGVKIKAYTYIGPNTVIEDKVYLKRSILLGYDIIRERSELKDSILGEGVIVGKNVIIKENAVIGDYAKIYDNLVIYGAKVLPWKKVEEYEAYIKIKLDPTKVRPELTPERCPLGLPECIYSKFKAIAAEKPPCDECIENQWLF
- a CDS encoding DNA integrity scanning protein DisA nucleotide-binding domain protein codes for the protein MRENGYAEVLLKKALELTRRLDAKALVIIGIKLKKPLKVSVPILLVGKEVDNHNSLKTLPLPLSLGTKNLVNLASSFMIAEGMIEEGEIFIYVTPSTLGIRKAKKTVEVKDEFFSQIEHVFQEVLELAIELSLEGREGKPVGTIFVIGDTKNVMKYSHQMAPNPFKGYKINILDKESKEIIKEFAFLDGAFVISKSGRVLCAGRYLDIDFKRVSVNIPSGLGSRHLAAAGISKVTKAIAITVSESGIVRVFKDGKIIFEYNPRLH